In Zea mays cultivar B73 chromosome 7, Zm-B73-REFERENCE-NAM-5.0, whole genome shotgun sequence, the following proteins share a genomic window:
- the LOC103632152 gene encoding DIMBOA UDP-glucosyltransferase BX8-like isoform X1: MGNQCGGKINPRTIKWLQVRWQVHKDRVRTQEDSKNHRMGSVGQTATGHRRRVLFFSLPYQGHINPMFQLAGLLHARGFAVTVFHTHFNAPDASQHPAYDFVPVQFDGTPADSADTVRVTVEHVLAVNRACEAPFRERLAALLEEEEEEVACLVADAHLLTLMDVARGLGVPTLALRTGSAACFRWFMAFPMLCDKGYLSSHVAESQEPDMLVTELPPYRVRDMPSASGATLGLMRDLISRAVTAVNASSGLIINTFDALETDELASLRRGLAVPVFDIGPLHVHSPAASSSLLRQDRGCLDWLDARGPASVLYVSFGSLASMSAADLVETAWGIANSGRPFLWVLRPGLVRGAPPSQPPPLPDGFHAETRGRGTVVSWAPQEEVLAHPAVGAFWTHCGWNSTLEGVCAGVPMLCRPCFGDQMGNARYVDHVWRTGLALHGELERGKVEAAISTMMGAGGPGTALRGRARELCRRAAECMAKAGSSDLNVDKLVNHIMSLTARRCQ; this comes from the exons ATGGGCAATCAGTGTGGGGGCAAGATAAATCCAAGAACCATCAAATGGCTTCAGGTCAGGTGGCAGGTTCACAAAGACAGGGTCAGGACTCAGGAGGACTCCAAGAACCACCGAATGGGCTCCGTAGGCCAAACCGCcaccggccaccgccgccgcgtGCTCTTCTTCTCGCTCCCGTACCAGGGCCACATCAACCCCATGTTCCAGCTCGCCGGCCTGCTCCACGCGCGCGGCTTCGCCGTCACCGTCTTCCACACCCACTTCAACGCGCCGGACGCGTCCCAGCACCCGGCCTACGACTTCGTCCCCGTCCAGTTCGACGGGACGCCGGCGGACAGCGCGGACACGGTGCGGGTGACCGTGGAGCACGTCCTCGCCGTGAACCGCGCGTGCGAGGCCCCGTTCCGGGAGCGCCTGGCCGCGCtgctggaggaggaggaggaggaggtcgcGTGCCTCGTCGCCGACGCGCACCTGCTCACGCTCATGGACGTGGCACGCGGGCTCGGCGTGCCGACTCTCGCGCTCCGCACCGGCAGCGCCGCGTGCTTCCGCTGGTTCATGGCGTTTCCCATGCTCTGCGACAAGGGCTACCTGTCCTCTCACG TGGCAGAGTCGCAGGAGCCGGACATGCTGGTGACGGAGCTGCCGCCGTACCGCGTCCGTGACATGCCGTCCGCCAGCGGGGCCACCCTCGGGCTAATGCGGGACCTGATTTCGCGAGCGGTGACGGCCGTGAACGCCTCGTCGGGTCTCATCATCAACACGTTCGACGCGCTGGAGACGGACGAGCTGGCGTCGCTCCGGCGCGGCCTCGCCGTCCCGGTGTTCGACATCGGGCCGCTGCACGTGCACTCGCCGGCGGCCTCGAGCAGCCTGCTGCGGCAGGACCGAGGGTGCCTGGACTGGCTGGACGCGCGGGGCCCCGCGTCCGTGCTCTACGTCAGCTTCGGCAGCCTGGCCAGCATGTCCGCGGCGGACCTGGTGGAGACGGCATGGGGCATCGCCAACAGCGGCCGCCCTTTCCTGTGGGTGCTCCGGCCGGGCCTCGTCCGCGGCGCGCCGCCGAgtcagccgccgccgctgcccgacGGCTTCCACGCGGAGACGCGCGGCCGGGGCACGGTGGTGAGCTGGGCGCCGCAGGAGGAGGTCCTGGCGCACCCTGCCGTGGGCGCGTTCTGGACGCACTGCGGCTGGAACTCCACGCTGGAGGGCGTGTGCGCCGGCGTGCCGATGCTGTGCCGCCCCTGCTTCGGCGACCAGATGGGGAACGCCAGGTACGTGGACCACGTGTGGCGGACCGGCCTCGCGCTCCACGGCGAGCTGGAGAGGGGCAAGGTGGAGGCGGCCATCTCGACGATGATGGGGGCAGGCGGGCCCGGCACGGCGCTGCGTGGGAGGGCACGGGAGCTCTGTAGAAGAGCGGCGGAGTGCATGGCCAAGGCCGGCTCGTCCGACCTCAACGTCGACAAGCTCGTGAACCACATCATGTCCCTCACGGCGCGGCGGTGCCAATAG
- the LOC103632152 gene encoding DIMBOA UDP-glucosyltransferase BX8-like isoform X2: MGNQCGGKINPRTIKWLQVRWQVHKDRVRTQEDSKNHRMGSVGQTATGHRRRVLFFSLPYQGHINPMFQLAGLLHARGFAVTVFHTHFNAPDASQHPAYDFVPVQFDGTPADSADTVRVTVEHVLAVNRACEAPFRERLAALLEEEEEEVACLVADAHLLTLMDVARGLGVPTLALRTGSAACFRWFMAFPMLCDKGYLSSHESQEPDMLVTELPPYRVRDMPSASGATLGLMRDLISRAVTAVNASSGLIINTFDALETDELASLRRGLAVPVFDIGPLHVHSPAASSSLLRQDRGCLDWLDARGPASVLYVSFGSLASMSAADLVETAWGIANSGRPFLWVLRPGLVRGAPPSQPPPLPDGFHAETRGRGTVVSWAPQEEVLAHPAVGAFWTHCGWNSTLEGVCAGVPMLCRPCFGDQMGNARYVDHVWRTGLALHGELERGKVEAAISTMMGAGGPGTALRGRARELCRRAAECMAKAGSSDLNVDKLVNHIMSLTARRCQ, encoded by the exons ATGGGCAATCAGTGTGGGGGCAAGATAAATCCAAGAACCATCAAATGGCTTCAGGTCAGGTGGCAGGTTCACAAAGACAGGGTCAGGACTCAGGAGGACTCCAAGAACCACCGAATGGGCTCCGTAGGCCAAACCGCcaccggccaccgccgccgcgtGCTCTTCTTCTCGCTCCCGTACCAGGGCCACATCAACCCCATGTTCCAGCTCGCCGGCCTGCTCCACGCGCGCGGCTTCGCCGTCACCGTCTTCCACACCCACTTCAACGCGCCGGACGCGTCCCAGCACCCGGCCTACGACTTCGTCCCCGTCCAGTTCGACGGGACGCCGGCGGACAGCGCGGACACGGTGCGGGTGACCGTGGAGCACGTCCTCGCCGTGAACCGCGCGTGCGAGGCCCCGTTCCGGGAGCGCCTGGCCGCGCtgctggaggaggaggaggaggaggtcgcGTGCCTCGTCGCCGACGCGCACCTGCTCACGCTCATGGACGTGGCACGCGGGCTCGGCGTGCCGACTCTCGCGCTCCGCACCGGCAGCGCCGCGTGCTTCCGCTGGTTCATGGCGTTTCCCATGCTCTGCGACAAGGGCTACCTGTCCTCTCACG AGTCGCAGGAGCCGGACATGCTGGTGACGGAGCTGCCGCCGTACCGCGTCCGTGACATGCCGTCCGCCAGCGGGGCCACCCTCGGGCTAATGCGGGACCTGATTTCGCGAGCGGTGACGGCCGTGAACGCCTCGTCGGGTCTCATCATCAACACGTTCGACGCGCTGGAGACGGACGAGCTGGCGTCGCTCCGGCGCGGCCTCGCCGTCCCGGTGTTCGACATCGGGCCGCTGCACGTGCACTCGCCGGCGGCCTCGAGCAGCCTGCTGCGGCAGGACCGAGGGTGCCTGGACTGGCTGGACGCGCGGGGCCCCGCGTCCGTGCTCTACGTCAGCTTCGGCAGCCTGGCCAGCATGTCCGCGGCGGACCTGGTGGAGACGGCATGGGGCATCGCCAACAGCGGCCGCCCTTTCCTGTGGGTGCTCCGGCCGGGCCTCGTCCGCGGCGCGCCGCCGAgtcagccgccgccgctgcccgacGGCTTCCACGCGGAGACGCGCGGCCGGGGCACGGTGGTGAGCTGGGCGCCGCAGGAGGAGGTCCTGGCGCACCCTGCCGTGGGCGCGTTCTGGACGCACTGCGGCTGGAACTCCACGCTGGAGGGCGTGTGCGCCGGCGTGCCGATGCTGTGCCGCCCCTGCTTCGGCGACCAGATGGGGAACGCCAGGTACGTGGACCACGTGTGGCGGACCGGCCTCGCGCTCCACGGCGAGCTGGAGAGGGGCAAGGTGGAGGCGGCCATCTCGACGATGATGGGGGCAGGCGGGCCCGGCACGGCGCTGCGTGGGAGGGCACGGGAGCTCTGTAGAAGAGCGGCGGAGTGCATGGCCAAGGCCGGCTCGTCCGACCTCAACGTCGACAAGCTCGTGAACCACATCATGTCCCTCACGGCGCGGCGGTGCCAATAG